The genomic DNA TAGGGGGCGCGAATAGTTCGACTAACTCGTCATGGTAAGCCGTCAACCAGTCGCCAATGGCTAAAAAGCCGCGACATCCTGCTGCAACTGCCAGCGTAAACAAGGCTAAACATAAGGCTTGGCTGTGTCTTTGTCCCGCTCCCCGTCGAGGGTCAGGCAAGTGAGCAAAGGCTTCCACAATTGCGAGCGTCGTCATGGCAGGGCAGGAAAGAGCGACACTGCAAGTTTACGGCAAACAACCGTCTCTGCCTAGAATGAAATAGCCCTGCAATCTTCAGAAGCTCTAGTGTCCAATCTCCTTGATTACGAGGATTCACACAACTCCGGCAACTGAGGGTGTCCACAATGCCAGCAGAGCAGTTCACCGCATGATCGCCGATTGAATTTGCTCTAGCCTGTTTAAGCGTGAGCGCATCCATGAAATTACGGCGAAAAGGACAGGTCTGAGACGAATTAACTAACCGTGTAGCCCGCGCCAACGATCGCCGCTTTGACCTCTGCTTCAGAAGCCTGGGTGTCAATATTGACCTGTTTTGTTGACGGATCTGCTGCTACTTTTGCCGCCGGGTCGATCGCTGTAACCGCATTTGTAATCGTGGTTGCACAGGCAGAGCAAGCCATATCGGGAACGGTGAATTGTAGCGTCATGGTTTTTCTCCTTTGATTTCGGGCGAGGGGATTCACGGAATTGGCGTAAGGATCGATCGTCGCCTGACCGTGAATTCAATTTGCTATCTCTATCCTGAAGTCTCCAGTCTAGTGGAGAGTCAAGAGGGAGGAAACTAAAAACTCTCTTAAACACTCTTGCTTCATCAAAGTTCACTCCGTTTTTGCTTGGCTCCTCCTCTTCAGGCAGACGAACCGCAGTTAAGAGTTGCTTAATTTACAGTTACAGATCGCGACAATTGCAGAATCAGTTTGTAAATTATTGGGCATGGAGGACAGCAAATAATGGGAGACCCATAATATGACGCCAGAATCGAGCCGTTTTTCGCAGCAGGCAATTAACAAGATTGCGGAGATTGCGATCGCCCGTCAGCTCAAGCAGGACGTTGAGATTAGCGTCAATATTGTGACGACCTTAAATCAATTAACAAAGGGTCAAATTGATGCGATCGCGATTCTGATTCGAGGTCTCGTACTGTCTGAGAATCTGAGAACTGATGAATTTCAGCTTGATATTGGTGCAGTCACGGTAAAACCGTTCAGTGCCATGAAGGGAAAAATTAAGCTGGTTCATCCCTCTGAGGGCAGGCTGCGTATCGTGGTGGATCAGAATGACCTGACGATCGCCCTAAACCAGCTTCTCCAGCGCAGTTCGGCTCGACAAAGCGAATTTCTTCAGGACTCCCAAAATCCTTCATCCGTTCGCTGTGGTTTTGCGGATGGTGTCGTCACAGTTCAACACAA from Leptolyngbya ohadii IS1 includes the following:
- a CDS encoding LmeA family phospholipid-binding protein gives rise to the protein MTPESSRFSQQAINKIAEIAIARQLKQDVEISVNIVTTLNQLTKGQIDAIAILIRGLVLSENLRTDEFQLDIGAVTVKPFSAMKGKIKLVHPSEGRLRIVVDQNDLTIALNQLLQRSSARQSEFLQDSQNPSSVRCGFADGVVTVQHNSRNLSPNRSTDLSAGQFANSFSDTESIVLTPVASSAQGIDWRSLSSGQLGSQWISNLLDDLDRLLSLKDFEQKGLFLKVQEIQIADGKLAIDANAFIQEFPPD
- a CDS encoding heavy-metal-associated domain-containing protein; protein product: MTLQFTVPDMACSACATTITNAVTAIDPAAKVAADPSTKQVNIDTQASEAEVKAAIVGAGYTVS